In the genome of Nocardiopsis composta, one region contains:
- a CDS encoding TetR/AcrR family transcriptional regulator has protein sequence MGEAVDGRRARGERRRAELVAATLRVVARDGAAKVTHRAVAKEACAPPSSAVYYFATLDDLLVAALTEATEDYVRRLREALHGGAEPVAALGGVLADGCRPGGGRERVLAEFELSLLAARRPSLRPVVRRWNDLVADVARRYTADPVAVRAAVAAANGLSMEAVLAEEGVSEKEMTAVLRHVLGTGAPAAEAPDAD, from the coding sequence ATGGGCGAGGCGGTCGACGGCCGCCGGGCCCGCGGCGAGCGGCGCCGCGCCGAACTGGTCGCGGCGACGCTGCGGGTGGTCGCCCGGGACGGTGCGGCCAAGGTCACCCACCGGGCGGTCGCCAAGGAGGCCTGCGCCCCGCCGAGCTCGGCCGTCTACTACTTCGCCACCCTCGACGACCTGCTCGTCGCCGCGCTCACCGAGGCCACCGAGGACTACGTCCGCCGGCTGCGCGAGGCCCTGCACGGCGGGGCCGAGCCGGTGGCGGCGCTGGGCGGGGTGCTGGCCGACGGCTGCCGCCCCGGCGGCGGCCGGGAGCGCGTCCTCGCCGAGTTCGAGCTCTCCCTGCTCGCGGCCCGCCGGCCGTCGCTGCGCCCCGTCGTGCGGCGGTGGAACGACCTGGTGGCCGACGTCGCCCGCCGCTACACCGCCGACCCGGTCGCGGTCCGGGCGGCGGTCGCCGCCGCCAACGGCCTGTCCATGGAGGCGGTACTCGCCGAGGAGGGCGTCTCCGAGAAGGAGATGACCGCGGTCCTCCGGCATGTGCTGGGGACCGGAGCCCCTGCGGCGGAAGCCCCGGACGCGGACTGA
- a CDS encoding bifunctional [glutamine synthetase] adenylyltransferase/[glutamine synthetase]-adenylyl-L-tyrosine phosphorylase → MTAGALARQGFGDGARALRLFSGAGIDPGEHPELVGALCASADPDQALTGLTRIAEHLPEQAELLDALAADPDLRARLTAVLGASIALTDHLVRHPGDWRELCGPDAARAPSPSELRAGLLHTVGADPNSAAPAADLEAFGSEGPAPALRAAYHRRVLRLAGRDLTGAADVAEVGAELADLAAATLDAALAIARAEAPEDAAACRIAVIGMGKCGGRELNYVSDVDVVFVAEPAEDAPEDADPMASATRLASRMMAIPADTDGEGTLWEVDPALRPEGRNGPLVRPLAGHVAYYERWAKTWEFQALLKARPIAGDAGLGAAYAEAIAPMVWSAAGRPNFVDDVQAMRRRVIAHIPAAEAARELKLGPGGLRDIEFSVQLLQLVHGRADETLRSGNTLAALEALSAGGYVGRADASGLASSYRFLRDVEHLLQMHRLRRTHLLPDGRTEAGQAALRRLGRALGHTANPVSDLTAAWKRTASEVRRLHEKLFYRPLLNAVARLPEDGVRLTAEQAEQRLEALGFADPRGALRHLESLTAGVSRRAAIQRTLLPVMLGWFSDAPRPDAGLLGFRQVSEALGTTPWYLRLLRDDVRVAERMAWLLGTSRYATDLLLRAPEAVAILDDDADLEQRPTELLQAEAAAALRRHDSMETAVAAVRALRRRELFRTAAADLLEVSGIDTVGHALTAIARVTIDAALQAAGRVVAEELGEEPHTRMAVIGMGRFGGRELTYASDADVMFVHDPVPGADPAVAGRHAEMLVRELRRLLEMPAADPPLAVDADLRPEGRSGPLVRTFDSYAAYYRRWASAWEWQALLRAEPVAGDAELGERFIELVDPVRYPKDGVGDAEVLEIRRLKARMEAERLPRGADPTLHTKLGRGGLSDVEWVAQLLQLRHAHRIPALRTTGTLPALQAAVDEGLLDAEDCGTLEVAWRLAARVRGAIMLVRGRGGDAIPTDTREVAALAGALGYRSEEDGEGPAAQLLQDYRQATRRARTVMERAFYDD, encoded by the coding sequence ATGACGGCGGGTGCCCTGGCACGGCAGGGCTTCGGGGACGGGGCGCGGGCACTGCGCCTGTTCTCCGGGGCCGGGATCGACCCGGGCGAGCACCCCGAACTGGTCGGGGCGCTCTGCGCCTCCGCCGACCCGGACCAGGCGCTGACCGGGCTGACCCGGATCGCGGAGCACCTTCCGGAGCAGGCCGAGCTGCTGGACGCCCTGGCCGCCGACCCGGACCTGCGCGCCCGGCTGACCGCGGTGCTCGGGGCGAGCATCGCGCTCACCGACCACCTGGTGCGCCACCCCGGCGACTGGCGGGAGCTGTGCGGCCCGGACGCCGCCCGCGCCCCCTCCCCCTCCGAGCTCCGCGCCGGCCTGCTGCACACCGTGGGCGCCGACCCCAACTCAGCCGCGCCCGCCGCCGACCTGGAGGCCTTCGGCTCCGAGGGCCCGGCGCCCGCGCTGCGCGCCGCCTACCACCGCCGGGTGCTCCGGCTGGCCGGGCGCGACCTGACCGGGGCGGCCGACGTCGCCGAGGTCGGCGCGGAGCTGGCCGACCTGGCGGCGGCGACGCTGGACGCCGCGCTGGCCATCGCCCGCGCCGAGGCCCCCGAGGACGCCGCGGCCTGCCGGATCGCGGTGATCGGCATGGGCAAGTGCGGCGGCCGGGAGCTGAACTACGTCAGCGACGTCGACGTGGTGTTCGTCGCCGAACCCGCGGAGGACGCCCCGGAGGACGCCGACCCGATGGCCTCCGCCACCCGGCTGGCCTCGCGGATGATGGCGATTCCCGCGGACACCGACGGCGAGGGCACCCTGTGGGAGGTGGACCCCGCGCTGCGCCCGGAGGGCAGGAACGGCCCGCTGGTCCGCCCGCTGGCCGGGCACGTCGCCTACTACGAGCGGTGGGCCAAGACCTGGGAGTTCCAGGCGCTGCTCAAGGCCCGCCCGATCGCGGGCGACGCCGGCCTCGGCGCCGCCTACGCCGAGGCGATCGCGCCGATGGTGTGGAGCGCCGCGGGCCGGCCCAACTTCGTGGACGACGTGCAGGCCATGCGGCGGCGGGTGATCGCGCACATCCCGGCCGCCGAGGCGGCCCGGGAGCTCAAGCTCGGCCCCGGCGGCCTGCGCGACATCGAGTTCAGCGTCCAGCTGCTCCAGCTGGTGCACGGCCGGGCCGACGAGACGCTGCGCTCCGGCAACACCCTGGCCGCGCTGGAGGCGCTCTCCGCAGGCGGCTACGTGGGGCGCGCCGACGCTTCCGGGCTGGCCTCCTCCTACCGCTTCCTGCGGGACGTGGAGCACCTGCTGCAGATGCACCGGCTGCGCCGCACCCACCTGCTGCCCGACGGGCGGACCGAGGCGGGGCAGGCCGCGCTGCGCCGGCTGGGCAGGGCGCTGGGGCACACTGCGAACCCGGTGAGCGACCTGACGGCGGCCTGGAAGCGGACCGCGAGCGAGGTACGGCGGCTGCACGAGAAGCTGTTCTACCGGCCGCTGCTCAACGCGGTGGCGCGGCTGCCCGAGGACGGGGTCCGGCTCACCGCCGAGCAGGCCGAGCAGCGGCTGGAGGCGCTGGGCTTCGCCGACCCCCGCGGCGCGCTGCGCCACCTGGAGTCGCTGACCGCGGGGGTCTCCCGGCGGGCGGCCATCCAGCGCACCCTGCTCCCGGTGATGCTCGGCTGGTTCTCCGACGCGCCCCGCCCGGACGCCGGCCTGCTGGGGTTCCGGCAGGTCAGCGAGGCGCTGGGCACCACCCCGTGGTATCTGCGGCTGCTCCGCGACGACGTGCGGGTCGCCGAGCGGATGGCGTGGCTGCTGGGCACCAGCCGGTACGCCACCGACCTGCTGCTCCGCGCCCCGGAGGCGGTCGCGATCCTGGACGACGACGCCGACCTGGAGCAGCGCCCCACCGAGCTGCTGCAGGCCGAGGCCGCCGCCGCGCTGCGCCGGCACGACTCGATGGAGACCGCGGTCGCCGCGGTGCGCGCGCTGCGTCGCCGGGAGCTGTTCCGCACCGCCGCCGCCGACCTGCTGGAGGTCTCCGGGATCGACACCGTGGGGCACGCGCTGACCGCGATCGCCCGGGTGACCATCGACGCGGCGCTGCAGGCCGCCGGCCGGGTGGTCGCCGAGGAGCTGGGCGAGGAGCCGCACACCCGGATGGCGGTGATCGGCATGGGCCGGTTCGGCGGCCGCGAGCTGACCTACGCCAGCGACGCCGACGTGATGTTCGTGCACGATCCGGTGCCCGGCGCCGACCCGGCGGTCGCCGGCCGGCACGCCGAGATGCTGGTGCGCGAGCTGCGCCGGCTGCTGGAGATGCCGGCGGCGGACCCGCCGCTGGCGGTCGACGCCGACCTGCGCCCGGAGGGCCGCAGCGGGCCGCTGGTGCGCACCTTCGACTCCTACGCCGCCTACTACCGGCGGTGGGCGTCGGCCTGGGAGTGGCAGGCGCTGCTGCGCGCCGAACCGGTCGCCGGCGATGCCGAGCTGGGCGAGCGCTTCATCGAACTGGTGGACCCGGTCCGCTACCCCAAGGACGGGGTGGGCGACGCGGAGGTGCTGGAGATCCGCCGGCTCAAGGCCCGGATGGAGGCCGAGCGGCTGCCGCGCGGCGCCGACCCGACGCTCCACACCAAGCTGGGCCGGGGCGGGCTGTCCGACGTGGAGTGGGTGGCGCAGCTGCTGCAGCTGCGGCACGCGCACCGGATCCCCGCGCTGCGCACCACCGGCACCCTTCCCGCGCTGCAGGCCGCGGTCGACGAGGGCCTGCTGGACGCCGAGGACTGCGGCACCCTGGAGGTCGCCTGGCGGCTGGCGGCCCGGGTGCGCGGCGCGATCATGCTGGTCCGGGGGCGCGGCGGCGACGCGATCCCCACCGACACCCGCGAGGTGGCCGCTCTCGCCGGGGCTCTGGGCTACCGCAGCGAGGAGGACGGCGAGGGGCCGGCCGCCCAGCTGCTGCAGGACTACCGCCAGGCCACCCGGCGCGCCCGCACGGTGATGGAGCGGGCCTTCTACGACGACTGA
- a CDS encoding SCO family protein: protein MRTPLTAAAGAAAAVLLAGCGPQAATGDDSPYNGSEVKGAFTLPDADFTDSKGEEYNLREDSAGAYTAVFFGFTNCPDICPTTMADMAQAVAELDEAERDRLNVVFVTADPDRDDPELLDMWLGSFDPSFTGLTGDLETTDAAASELGISIERPEDREGDYQVGHGSQVLLFSPEGESELMWRYQTGPDAIAEDLGALLDGEGA, encoded by the coding sequence ATGCGCACACCCCTGACCGCCGCCGCGGGCGCCGCGGCGGCCGTCCTGCTGGCCGGCTGCGGCCCGCAGGCCGCCACCGGTGACGACTCCCCCTACAACGGCAGCGAGGTGAAGGGCGCCTTCACCCTTCCCGACGCCGACTTCACCGATTCCAAGGGCGAGGAGTACAACCTCAGGGAGGACTCGGCCGGCGCCTACACCGCGGTCTTCTTCGGCTTCACCAACTGCCCGGACATCTGCCCGACGACCATGGCCGACATGGCGCAGGCCGTCGCGGAGCTGGACGAGGCGGAGCGGGACCGGCTCAACGTCGTCTTCGTGACCGCCGACCCGGACCGGGACGACCCGGAGCTGCTCGACATGTGGCTGGGCAGCTTCGACCCGTCGTTCACCGGGCTCACCGGAGACCTGGAGACCACCGACGCCGCAGCCTCCGAACTGGGCATCTCCATCGAGCGCCCGGAGGACCGCGAGGGCGACTACCAGGTCGGCCACGGCAGCCAGGTGCTGCTGTTCTCCCCGGAGGGCGAGTCGGAGCTGATGTGGCGCTACCAGACCGGCCCGGACGCCATCGCCGAGGACCTCGGCGCGCTGCTGGACGGGGAGGGCGCCTGA
- a CDS encoding DMT family transporter: protein MPPLLLLAGAIIAEVTGTVSLRFSEGFTRPLPSVATVLAYGIAFWLLGAALKQGMPVGVAYGIWAAVGVSLVAIIGAAFLGESLSWIQVGGIGLVIAGVMALEMGGAH, encoded by the coding sequence GTGCCGCCGCTACTGCTGCTCGCCGGGGCGATCATCGCCGAGGTCACCGGGACGGTCTCGCTGAGGTTCTCCGAAGGGTTCACCAGGCCGCTGCCGTCGGTCGCCACCGTCCTGGCCTACGGGATCGCGTTCTGGCTGCTCGGGGCGGCTCTCAAACAGGGCATGCCGGTCGGCGTCGCCTACGGGATCTGGGCGGCCGTCGGGGTCTCCCTGGTCGCGATCATCGGCGCGGCCTTCCTCGGGGAGAGCCTCAGCTGGATCCAGGTCGGCGGGATCGGCCTGGTCATCGCCGGGGTGATGGCCCTGGAGATGGGCGGCGCGCACTGA